A genomic window from Treponema maltophilum ATCC 51939 includes:
- a CDS encoding glycosyl hydrolase family 18 protein — translation MQCTEFKKYAPFALSLLLAACASSAPETLSTTLQEDIQTVQIIEEEGRIQSAAQNPAQDVQVLGFDEVWVYVLNRHESTLHERINATDIGYFGASINYQGHLDDVPDAQKLAHYPARVHLVVTCNTYGMTHIVLSPEYPLRKKLIADLTQAAMDKGYDGVQIDFEMVKADDKENFLSFLADLKKSLAKASTSKTAKSGGTQKHPMLSAAFPARIKKLEKDAYDYEKASAIVDRFFVMAYDEHWSRSKPGPVASFDWCRNIASYALETVAPEKLIMGQPFYGRTWGSVNADKAFYHSGIERQIREFDVQRIEKDGGVFYFSYTVPLTVTAYFDNAHTIVERSLMYKNMGVLSTGFWCLGQEDPSVWDYIRCTK, via the coding sequence ATGCAATGCACCGAATTTAAAAAATACGCACCGTTCGCGCTTTCTCTGCTGCTCGCAGCCTGCGCAAGTTCCGCCCCGGAAACGCTTTCGACGACGCTTCAGGAAGATATTCAAACGGTGCAAATAATCGAAGAAGAGGGGCGAATTCAAAGCGCGGCACAAAATCCCGCCCAAGACGTACAAGTACTCGGTTTTGACGAAGTGTGGGTGTACGTGCTGAACAGGCATGAAAGCACTCTGCACGAGCGCATCAATGCAACCGACATCGGTTATTTCGGTGCGTCAATAAATTATCAAGGTCATTTGGACGACGTTCCCGACGCGCAAAAGCTGGCGCATTATCCGGCACGCGTGCATTTGGTTGTAACCTGCAATACCTACGGTATGACGCACATAGTGCTTTCTCCTGAATACCCGCTGCGCAAAAAGTTGATTGCGGATTTGACTCAAGCAGCAATGGACAAAGGATACGACGGAGTTCAAATAGACTTTGAAATGGTAAAAGCGGACGATAAAGAAAACTTTTTAAGTTTTTTAGCCGATTTGAAAAAGTCGCTTGCAAAAGCTTCAACTTCGAAAACCGCAAAAAGCGGCGGCACACAAAAACACCCCATGCTGTCGGCGGCCTTTCCCGCACGCATAAAAAAGCTCGAAAAAGACGCCTACGATTACGAAAAAGCGTCGGCTATTGTCGACCGATTTTTCGTTATGGCATACGACGAACATTGGAGCCGCAGCAAGCCGGGTCCGGTCGCTTCGTTCGACTGGTGCCGGAACATCGCATCCTATGCGCTGGAAACGGTCGCTCCGGAAAAACTGATTATGGGGCAGCCTTTTTACGGAAGAACATGGGGCAGCGTAAACGCCGACAAAGCGTTTTATCATTCGGGTATAGAGCGCCAAATCCGCGAATTCGACGTGCAGCGCATAGAAAAAGACGGCGGCGTATTTTATTTTTCGTACACCGTTCCTCTTACGGTAACCGCCTATTTCGACAACGCGCACACCATCGTCGAACGTTCGCTTATGTACAAAAATATGGGTGTGCTCTCAACCGGATTTTGGTGCCTCGGGCAGGAAGATCCGTCCGTCTGGGATTATATCCGCTGCACAAAATAG
- a CDS encoding carbohydrate ABC transporter permease encodes MKKILENKLYIFILSLPALVLFSGFVLYPMLYSGLMSLQKTDGLTKATFAGMSNFIRLFTDEAFLRANSASFGLSLLAVIFNALLATAVAVLVCGLDTKIQFFLRTAFMIPLVLSISVISQLWLTIYHADWGMLNQFLRIIGLDFLQNEWLINPKTAMICVAVVGMWWMFGMDFLMISSAIESIPAQYFEAAQLDGAGLWQIISTITLPLILPVLKTCVTISAIGGLFTFPQVFIMTGGGPGDLTQTVMMYMYRQAFSNQRYGMAAAVGVIVILETCILLGLIGLLFKKLGCEEIEASR; translated from the coding sequence ATGAAAAAAATACTCGAAAATAAATTATACATTTTTATACTAAGCTTGCCGGCCCTCGTGTTGTTCTCCGGCTTTGTATTGTACCCGATGTTATACAGCGGACTTATGTCTTTGCAAAAAACGGACGGACTGACAAAAGCAACTTTTGCAGGCATGTCGAATTTTATCAGGCTTTTTACCGATGAAGCGTTTTTACGGGCCAATTCGGCTTCGTTCGGACTCAGTTTGCTGGCGGTTATTTTCAACGCCCTTTTGGCAACGGCGGTAGCCGTTTTAGTTTGCGGCTTGGACACAAAAATACAATTTTTCCTGCGAACCGCTTTTATGATTCCGCTGGTGCTTTCGATTTCCGTTATCTCGCAGCTATGGCTCACGATTTATCACGCGGACTGGGGAATGTTGAACCAATTTTTGCGGATAATAGGATTGGATTTTTTACAAAACGAATGGCTGATCAATCCGAAAACGGCAATGATATGCGTGGCCGTAGTCGGAATGTGGTGGATGTTCGGTATGGATTTTTTGATGATTTCTTCGGCAATCGAATCGATTCCCGCACAGTATTTTGAAGCGGCGCAGTTGGACGGAGCCGGCCTGTGGCAAATTATTTCCACAATCACCTTACCGCTGATTTTGCCGGTTTTAAAAACATGCGTAACGATATCCGCGATCGGAGGACTGTTTACTTTCCCGCAGGTATTCATCATGACAGGCGGCGGACCGGGCGATTTAACGCAAACCGTAATGATGTATATGTACCGTCAAGCCTTTTCAAATCAAAGATACGGAATGGCAGCGGCCGTCGGCGTTATTGTGATTTTGGAAACCTGTATCCTGTTGGGTTTGATCGGCCTGCTGTTTAAAAAGCTCGGCTGCGAAGAAATAGAGGCGTCCAGATGA
- a CDS encoding Crp/Fnr family transcriptional regulator: MEARFEDYFPPWKGLSEEQRKQLERQAVFTDVPKGRILHDGNADCIGVITVFEGQLRAYITSNEGKEVTLFRLFNRDICLLSASCMLADIQFEITLEAEKDTAFWLIPADVYRKIMQESAALANYTNSIMASRFSDVMWLVEQMIFKSMDERLALFLLDESDLESTDNLQITHERIAHHLGSAREVISRLLQYFQNEGAVELKRGGIVLTNKALLESRLKKERNR, from the coding sequence ATGGAAGCGCGTTTTGAAGACTATTTTCCGCCCTGGAAAGGGCTGAGCGAAGAACAGCGGAAGCAGCTTGAGCGGCAGGCGGTGTTTACCGATGTGCCGAAAGGGCGGATTCTGCATGACGGCAATGCGGACTGCATAGGCGTTATAACGGTTTTTGAAGGGCAGCTTCGCGCGTATATAACATCGAACGAAGGAAAGGAAGTAACTCTGTTTCGCTTGTTTAATCGCGATATATGTTTGCTGTCGGCTTCGTGCATGTTGGCCGATATTCAGTTTGAAATAACGCTTGAGGCGGAAAAAGATACGGCTTTTTGGCTTATACCGGCGGATGTTTACCGTAAAATCATGCAGGAATCGGCGGCGCTTGCAAACTATACGAATTCGATTATGGCGTCGCGTTTCAGTGATGTTATGTGGCTTGTCGAACAGATGATTTTTAAAAGCATGGACGAGAGGCTCGCACTTTTTTTGCTCGATGAAAGCGATTTGGAAAGTACCGATAATCTGCAGATAACGCACGAGCGCATTGCGCACCATTTGGGAAGCGCGCGCGAAGTTATAAGCCGCCTTTTGCAGTATTTTCAAAACGAAGGCGCGGTGGAATTAAAGCGCGGCGGCATTGTGCTGACGAATAAGGCACTTTTGGAAAGCCGGTTAAAAAAAGAACGGAACCGGTAA
- a CDS encoding ACT domain-containing protein, with product MDTTNVIITVSGTDQAGIIAKVSSALFSHNINIADISQTVLSGNFIMMMVADVSSSSIGIADLRKRMDELGEKLGVDIHIMHERVFNAMHRI from the coding sequence ATGGATACGACAAACGTTATTATCACCGTTTCGGGAACCGATCAGGCCGGCATCATTGCGAAAGTCAGTTCGGCGCTTTTTTCGCACAATATAAATATCGCCGACATAAGCCAAACCGTTTTGTCCGGCAATTTTATTATGATGATGGTTGCGGACGTGTCTTCGTCTTCAATCGGCATTGCCGATTTGCGTAAAAGAATGGATGAGCTCGGCGAAAAGCTGGGCGTCGATATACACATTATGCACGAGCGGGTTTTCAATGCAATGCACCGAATTTAA
- a CDS encoding carbohydrate ABC transporter permease, with protein MKIQKKSIRIPLSVFFSIFALLSVYPLFWMLLNSFKDTNEIVTGDSFKLPAVWKFQNYTDALFERNIMKYFFNSVLVTGLTLFLTVCVSIMLSYALTRMRWKWSKKVGKIVTLGILLPSQIVIVPVFMMIRSLHLVNNPMSLVLTISAFNIAISTMMCNSFLSAIPLEMEEAAVIDGAGLFSILTRIILPMIRPVIATMCVNVFINSWNEFIYALVLIGSESFRTLPIALMTYSSGKYGTDYGGMYAAMVITSLLPILLFVFFSRQVEKTFSAATLLK; from the coding sequence ATGAAAATACAAAAAAAATCAATTCGAATACCGCTCAGTGTTTTCTTTTCGATTTTTGCATTGTTATCGGTTTACCCGCTCTTTTGGATGCTGCTCAATTCTTTTAAAGACACGAATGAAATCGTTACCGGCGATTCCTTTAAGCTGCCGGCCGTTTGGAAATTTCAAAATTATACGGACGCACTGTTTGAACGCAATATCATGAAGTACTTTTTTAACAGTGTCCTGGTAACCGGTTTAACCTTGTTTTTAACGGTCTGCGTATCGATTATGTTGTCCTATGCTTTAACCAGAATGCGCTGGAAATGGTCTAAAAAAGTCGGTAAAATCGTTACACTCGGCATTCTGTTACCCTCGCAAATCGTAATTGTACCGGTTTTTATGATGATCCGCAGCCTGCATTTGGTCAATAATCCGATGTCGTTGGTTTTAACAATCAGCGCATTCAATATTGCCATATCGACCATGATGTGCAACAGCTTTTTATCGGCAATCCCGCTTGAAATGGAAGAAGCGGCCGTCATAGACGGCGCGGGACTGTTTTCAATCCTGACGCGGATTATTTTACCGATGATCCGTCCGGTAATTGCAACAATGTGCGTCAATGTTTTTATCAACAGCTGGAATGAATTTATCTATGCCTTGGTATTGATCGGAAGCGAATCGTTCCGAACCTTGCCGATCGCGCTGATGACATATTCATCGGGCAAATACGGGACGGATTACGGCGGCATGTATGCGGCTATGGTCATTACCAGCCTTTTACCGATACTCTTATTCGTGTTCTTCAGCCGCCAAGTAGAAAAAACCTTTTCCGCCGCTACCTTATTAAAATAA
- a CDS encoding GNAT family N-acetyltransferase produces MYFKKLIGKKCYLSPIDVNDAPIYTAWLNDSEVNANLTLASSVISLETEKEFLQKIAADHNYGIIDAETDSLIGNAGLHKLNHLHRNAEIGIFIGDKKYWNKGYGTEALSLLIDYCFAVLNLHNISLNVYSFNARAIRCYEKVGFKKVGELREAFIYGRKAHNIILMDILPDDFYGANRAVPN; encoded by the coding sequence ATGTACTTTAAAAAGCTGATCGGCAAAAAATGTTATCTGTCTCCCATCGACGTAAACGATGCGCCGATATATACCGCATGGCTCAACGATTCCGAGGTAAATGCCAATTTGACTCTTGCATCATCCGTCATTTCGCTTGAGACCGAAAAAGAATTTTTGCAAAAAATCGCCGCCGATCATAATTACGGAATTATCGATGCCGAAACGGATTCGCTGATCGGCAATGCGGGCTTGCACAAGCTGAACCATCTTCACCGGAACGCCGAAATAGGTATTTTTATCGGCGATAAAAAGTATTGGAATAAAGGCTACGGAACCGAAGCATTGTCGCTGTTAATCGATTATTGTTTTGCGGTTTTGAATTTGCACAACATATCGCTGAATGTATATTCGTTCAACGCGCGCGCAATCCGCTGCTATGAAAAGGTCGGGTTTAAAAAAGTCGGAGAATTGCGCGAAGCTTTTATATACGGAAGAAAAGCGCATAATATTATTCTTATGGATATTTTGCCTGACGATTTTTACGGCGCAAACCGGGCCGTGCCGAACTGA
- a CDS encoding ABC transporter substrate-binding protein, with amino-acid sequence MKIMKTVLSVLIAMAVIISAAGCKAKSSESAAQKKVVLNVLFNNTDENVVAEMKYVMDRLPEILPNVEAKLEMVPGDAQTYETKVRTMIAAGGSGIDVWWERGGSFATSILKSNSALALDQYLDANGYWDQVIPSAKLPAEDGKIYAVPFEDIAYEILLYNKRIFSQNNLQVPKTAAELKTVVEKLAKTDVVPISVGAKDGWCAAMMAEGFAYSIDPEITEKIVKGQAKFSDEPYAKSAAFLKELLNMKAFSKNVALTGIDEALPLFESGKAAMMANGSWAVAAGAEKMGDDFGYFYYPVLNDSDLARYGKNAAGGVKQNSGMMAYAKTKYPAEAAALCQAISQLRCQFVYEQKGNPFTVYKADKMGWKYNKEFAAPVAQLAKDMQNFEHVFGLVQDVMPTAAASAGVMQASSKFMTNEYPVSDYLKDLDKAAAEQ; translated from the coding sequence ATGAAAATTATGAAAACGGTCTTGTCGGTATTGATCGCGATGGCTGTGATTATTTCGGCGGCCGGCTGTAAAGCAAAATCATCGGAATCGGCGGCTCAAAAGAAAGTTGTGTTGAATGTTTTATTTAACAACACGGATGAAAACGTCGTTGCAGAAATGAAATATGTCATGGATCGGCTACCGGAAATACTGCCGAACGTTGAAGCAAAATTGGAAATGGTTCCGGGCGACGCTCAAACGTATGAAACCAAAGTGCGAACGATGATCGCGGCCGGCGGCAGCGGCATTGACGTATGGTGGGAAAGAGGCGGAAGTTTCGCCACGTCGATATTAAAATCAAACAGTGCATTGGCGCTTGATCAATATCTCGATGCAAACGGATATTGGGATCAAGTTATTCCCTCGGCAAAGCTTCCGGCCGAAGACGGTAAAATCTACGCCGTTCCGTTTGAAGATATCGCCTATGAGATTTTGCTGTACAATAAACGGATTTTTTCGCAAAACAATCTGCAGGTTCCGAAAACCGCGGCGGAATTAAAAACGGTCGTGGAAAAACTTGCCAAAACCGATGTCGTACCGATTTCGGTCGGCGCTAAAGACGGATGGTGCGCGGCAATGATGGCGGAAGGATTCGCTTACTCGATAGATCCCGAAATCACCGAAAAAATCGTTAAAGGCCAAGCGAAGTTTTCCGACGAACCTTACGCCAAGAGCGCGGCATTTTTAAAAGAATTGCTGAACATGAAGGCTTTTTCCAAAAACGTCGCATTAACCGGAATCGACGAAGCTCTGCCGTTGTTTGAATCGGGCAAGGCGGCAATGATGGCCAACGGCTCTTGGGCTGTCGCTGCAGGCGCCGAAAAGATGGGCGACGACTTCGGATATTTTTACTATCCCGTACTTAACGATTCCGATCTGGCACGTTACGGTAAAAATGCCGCAGGCGGCGTTAAACAAAATTCGGGAATGATGGCCTATGCTAAAACCAAATATCCGGCGGAAGCCGCGGCCTTATGTCAGGCAATTTCTCAATTACGGTGCCAATTTGTCTATGAACAAAAAGGCAATCCGTTTACGGTTTATAAAGCCGATAAAATGGGTTGGAAATACAATAAAGAATTTGCCGCACCGGTAGCCCAGCTCGCAAAAGACATGCAAAATTTCGAACATGTTTTCGGCTTGGTCCAAGATGTTATGCCGACGGCGGCAGCATCCGCCGGAGTAATGCAGGCATCCAGCAAATTTATGACAAATGAGTACCCGGTAAGCGATTATCTGAAAGATCTGGATAAAGCGGCGGCGGAACAGTAA
- a CDS encoding ADP-ribosylglycohydrolase family protein — MNDFNYFDHVYGGWLGKCLGGAAGAPVEGVKKLIDRDFREMIRPDLPNDDLDMQLLWLEVLEEKGLSLTANDLAKAWDEHCWYPFSEYGIFLKNYERGIMPPYSGSFNNPFFCEGEGCPIRSEIWAMVFPNDPDKAAYYAGLDGSLDHAGESVWIEQYYAAVESRAFTQTDIIDLLKSQLHFLPESSRARGCAALVLSSAEQGIADWRKVRTAVLQKYGHNDFTNSVTNLGLMLIALLYGKDNLQTVIDIAFRSGFDTDCTCATAAAIWGILYGAKKIPEELKTLVNDGYVVGIDIKSDCRSIYRLAEQTCRLGETLKNDNRLTQPRCEQRFDEVIYQEIRYSDRPAIGFKDSCRIKLVTQNRSDRAYSLRSRIENVPAGWTVEPEYRDFLLPAGQTAEVEFTIRTPEQVKTIANINKLKAVTAEKERPEQSAELSFGIAGAMDWIGVGPFFENLEKEDLPGIPSAHGEGCVLPTLECMVNNAVYLNKAYIDETDFAAAFSAQEKYIIRGYEDLLPLDQEFGCRGQMCVYLRQEVISPKDQDLWLIIGNNDGFALWINDEKKLCYDEMRLWTPYNHYELVRLKKGKNRIVLKLLRRGERFRFSLGFRKYDGEHFHKKRWCTDLSVTC, encoded by the coding sequence ATGAACGATTTTAATTATTTTGATCATGTATACGGCGGCTGGCTGGGAAAATGTCTGGGCGGCGCTGCCGGTGCTCCGGTTGAAGGGGTAAAAAAACTTATCGACCGCGACTTCCGAGAAATGATTCGGCCGGATTTACCCAATGACGATCTGGATATGCAGTTGCTTTGGCTGGAAGTTTTGGAAGAAAAAGGTCTTTCACTGACGGCAAACGATTTGGCAAAAGCGTGGGACGAGCACTGTTGGTACCCCTTCAGCGAATACGGTATTTTTCTGAAAAATTATGAAAGAGGCATTATGCCGCCTTACAGCGGCAGTTTTAATAATCCCTTTTTTTGCGAAGGCGAAGGATGCCCGATTCGTTCGGAGATATGGGCTATGGTATTTCCGAACGATCCGGACAAAGCCGCTTACTATGCCGGGCTTGACGGCAGTCTTGATCATGCCGGAGAATCGGTTTGGATCGAACAATATTACGCAGCGGTCGAATCCCGCGCCTTTACGCAAACGGATATAATCGACCTGTTAAAAAGTCAATTACATTTTTTGCCGGAAAGCTCGCGTGCCCGCGGATGCGCCGCATTGGTACTCTCGTCGGCGGAACAAGGCATCGCCGACTGGCGGAAAGTCAGAACCGCGGTTTTGCAAAAATACGGCCATAATGATTTTACCAACTCCGTCACCAATCTGGGACTGATGCTTATCGCTCTTTTATACGGCAAAGATAATTTGCAGACGGTAATAGATATAGCTTTCCGCAGCGGCTTCGATACGGATTGTACATGCGCAACCGCCGCGGCAATTTGGGGCATCCTTTACGGCGCAAAAAAAATTCCCGAGGAATTGAAAACGCTGGTTAACGACGGCTATGTGGTGGGAATCGACATTAAAAGCGACTGCCGTTCCATATACCGCTTGGCCGAACAAACCTGCCGGCTGGGCGAAACGCTGAAAAACGACAACCGGTTAACGCAGCCCCGCTGCGAGCAAAGATTCGATGAAGTAATTTATCAGGAAATCCGGTATTCGGATCGGCCGGCGATCGGGTTCAAAGACAGCTGCCGCATTAAACTCGTAACGCAAAACAGATCGGACCGGGCATACAGTCTGCGCAGCCGAATTGAAAATGTGCCCGCAGGCTGGACAGTCGAACCGGAGTATCGTGATTTTTTGCTTCCTGCAGGACAAACGGCCGAAGTCGAATTCACTATCAGGACGCCGGAACAAGTTAAAACCATTGCAAACATCAATAAATTAAAAGCCGTTACGGCCGAAAAAGAAAGACCGGAACAAAGTGCCGAATTAAGTTTCGGTATTGCCGGAGCAATGGACTGGATCGGTGTCGGTCCTTTTTTTGAAAATTTGGAAAAAGAAGATTTGCCGGGCATTCCGTCCGCCCACGGCGAAGGTTGTGTCTTGCCGACCTTGGAATGTATGGTCAATAATGCGGTGTATCTGAACAAAGCGTATATTGATGAAACCGATTTTGCGGCAGCATTTTCAGCTCAAGAAAAATACATCATCCGCGGTTATGAAGATTTATTGCCGCTTGATCAGGAGTTTGGGTGCCGGGGGCAAATGTGTGTTTATTTACGGCAGGAAGTTATATCGCCGAAAGATCAAGACCTTTGGCTTATAATCGGCAACAACGACGGTTTTGCGCTGTGGATAAATGACGAGAAAAAATTATGCTATGACGAGATGAGGCTGTGGACACCGTATAATCATTACGAGCTTGTGCGCCTTAAAAAAGGGAAAAACAGAATTGTTTTGAAACTCCTGCGCCGGGGCGAACGGTTCCGCTTCAGCCTCGGCTTTCGCAAATACGACGGCGAACATTTCCATAAAAAGCGGTGGTGTACGGATTTATCGGTAACATGCTGA
- a CDS encoding PFL family protein produces the protein MLFSTSEIQETVNMFMRYKLDVRAITMGVSLRDCCSPSGKESRTRMYDKLMKYCSKLARTGEDIETEFGVPIINKRIAVTPIAMVAESSDESDYTEWAKTLDKAAKELNVDFIGGFSALIHKGFTRGDTNLCKSIPEALASTDRVCSSVNVGTTKSGINMDAVKTMGEIILKTAELTADKNGIGCAKLVVFCNAPEDNPFMAGAFHGPGEEEAVLSVGVSGPGAIDAACKEYKDSPLDELADVIKKNAFKITRMGQLIGTEAAKRLGVKFGILDLSLAPTPAVGDSVARILEHMGLESAGAPGTTAALALLTDMVKKGGVMASTNVGGLSGAFIPVSEDEGMIAAVKAGSLTLEKLEAMTCVCSVGLDMIAVPGSISASTISGIIADETAIGMVNNKTTAVRIIPVPGKSVGDWVEFGGLLGGAPIMAVNAFSCENFINRGGRIPAPIHSFRN, from the coding sequence ATGTTATTTTCAACTTCGGAAATTCAGGAAACGGTCAACATGTTTATGCGCTACAAGCTTGACGTGCGCGCAATCACGATGGGGGTATCGCTGCGCGATTGCTGCAGCCCTTCCGGAAAAGAAAGCCGCACGCGCATGTACGATAAACTGATGAAATACTGCAGTAAGCTTGCCCGCACGGGCGAAGACATAGAAACGGAATTCGGCGTTCCGATTATAAACAAACGGATTGCCGTAACGCCGATTGCCATGGTCGCCGAAAGTTCCGATGAAAGCGATTACACCGAATGGGCTAAAACGCTCGACAAAGCGGCAAAAGAGCTGAATGTCGACTTTATCGGCGGCTTTTCCGCCCTTATCCACAAGGGATTTACGCGCGGAGATACAAACCTGTGTAAATCGATTCCCGAAGCGCTCGCTTCAACCGACAGGGTATGCTCGTCGGTAAACGTGGGAACGACAAAAAGCGGCATAAATATGGACGCCGTAAAAACCATGGGCGAAATAATTTTAAAAACCGCCGAACTTACCGCGGATAAAAACGGCATAGGCTGCGCAAAACTTGTCGTATTTTGCAACGCGCCCGAAGACAATCCTTTTATGGCCGGAGCTTTCCACGGCCCCGGTGAAGAAGAAGCCGTGCTTTCGGTCGGGGTTTCCGGCCCGGGCGCAATAGATGCCGCGTGCAAAGAATACAAAGACAGCCCGCTCGACGAACTTGCGGACGTTATCAAAAAAAACGCTTTTAAAATAACACGTATGGGACAGCTTATCGGAACGGAAGCCGCAAAGCGCCTCGGGGTCAAGTTCGGCATTTTGGATCTTTCGCTTGCGCCTACGCCGGCGGTCGGAGATTCGGTCGCGCGCATTTTGGAACACATGGGCCTTGAATCGGCGGGTGCGCCCGGCACAACGGCCGCTTTGGCGCTGCTTACCGATATGGTAAAAAAAGGCGGCGTTATGGCAAGCACAAACGTCGGCGGACTTTCGGGCGCCTTCATTCCAGTATCCGAAGACGAAGGCATGATCGCCGCCGTAAAAGCGGGTTCGCTCACGCTCGAAAAACTGGAAGCGATGACCTGCGTTTGTTCGGTCGGCCTCGACATGATCGCCGTACCCGGCAGCATAAGCGCGTCCACAATCAGCGGCATAATCGCGGACGAAACGGCCATCGGCATGGTAAACAACAAAACAACCGCCGTCAGAATTATTCCCGTTCCCGGAAAATCGGTCGGCGATTGGGTCGAATTCGGCGGCCTTCTCGGCGGTGCTCCGATTATGGCCGTAAACGCTTTTTCCTGCGAAAACTTTATAAACAGAGGCGGACGAATTCCGGCTCCCATACACAGTTTCAGAAACTGA
- the trxA gene encoding thioredoxin has protein sequence MSALVLTKENFQKEVMESDKPVLVDFWAPWCGPCRMVSPLVDEIANEIDYAKVGKVNVDEQSELAAQYGVMSIPTLIVFKNGRIAQQAVGARDKTGIRALLS, from the coding sequence ATGAGCGCACTGGTACTTACAAAAGAAAACTTTCAAAAAGAAGTTATGGAATCGGATAAGCCCGTATTGGTTGATTTTTGGGCGCCGTGGTGCGGCCCCTGCCGCATGGTATCGCCCCTTGTCGATGAAATTGCAAACGAAATAGACTATGCGAAAGTCGGCAAGGTGAATGTGGACGAACAAAGCGAACTGGCGGCGCAATACGGCGTTATGAGTATTCCCACGTTGATCGTCTTTAAAAACGGACGCATCGCGCAGCAAGCCGTCGGCGCCCGCGACAAAACCGGCATACGCGCCTTGCTTTCCTAA